Proteins encoded by one window of Spirochaetaceae bacterium:
- a CDS encoding DEAD/DEAH box helicase, giving the protein MPEANEIEHWTDRIRSRYESYLKTSFFFKDRELRDSFESALREEGSLLKGPYEEHDRGFDHGTEAHELAREWFPGRAGDLLPGLRKGSLYVHQERAVRAAFGERRNVVVATGTASGKTESFLYPILFELYRQHLAGELGEPGVRAMILYPMNALANDQRERLGEIAKSLHGAGSDFHPTFGQYIGQTPEDRNDRWRNAGDRDEERLAGELIFREEMRSTPPHILLTNYSMLEYLLIRPDDSPLFDGGRGTLWQFIVLDEAHQYRGAKGMEMGMLIRRLKQRLTAGGRSEPFRCIATSATLSSGEREDDKTAVAEFAAELFGESFSSSGVIFGSSQSRDRRSPRRYHVFLRALEGAFLVHREGHDAVVLNRKGEFADGTESVPLEIALCRECGQHYYVGRERGGLLEEAVRDPSQPGFGVEYYRPLESSAGASHALCRRCGRLPGAANAKPACTCGDSAVLYVVKCASHKDQPDQLKECATCGYQRGGVGDPVQEIVHGSDGPNAVIATALHELLPEEGRKLLAFADSRQEAAFFAWYAEDSYRKLRDRNLMLRALQAGAIAPEGLSIDDFRSRLLNQWDHAGLFSAADTAEGRHRRVLQSILREALTDERRLSLSGVGLVNWSIKIPDDVALPETVRMPPWGLSQQEARRLLGYLLDELRVRDALELPAGNEHENRGSAYGRLRIVLVLQGRRKSRSLQEC; this is encoded by the coding sequence ATGCCTGAAGCTAACGAAATAGAACACTGGACGGATCGGATTCGGAGTCGCTACGAGAGTTACCTGAAGACATCGTTTTTCTTCAAGGATCGTGAACTGCGGGATTCCTTCGAGTCCGCCCTGCGGGAGGAGGGTAGCCTGCTGAAGGGGCCGTACGAGGAACATGATCGCGGCTTCGATCACGGTACGGAGGCGCACGAGTTGGCGCGAGAGTGGTTTCCGGGGAGGGCGGGCGACTTGCTTCCGGGACTCAGGAAGGGATCGCTGTACGTACACCAGGAGCGCGCGGTTCGCGCTGCCTTCGGGGAGCGGCGCAACGTCGTCGTCGCGACCGGTACGGCGAGCGGCAAGACGGAGAGCTTTCTCTATCCTATTCTGTTCGAGCTGTACCGACAGCATCTTGCGGGAGAGCTCGGGGAACCGGGTGTGCGTGCGATGATTCTGTATCCGATGAATGCGCTCGCGAACGATCAGCGGGAACGGCTCGGTGAAATAGCGAAATCGCTGCACGGCGCAGGATCGGATTTCCATCCGACCTTCGGGCAATACATTGGCCAGACGCCTGAGGACAGGAACGACCGGTGGCGAAACGCGGGAGATCGCGATGAAGAACGACTCGCCGGCGAGTTGATCTTCCGCGAAGAGATGCGCAGCACGCCACCTCACATTCTGCTCACCAACTACTCGATGCTTGAGTACCTGCTCATTCGGCCCGATGACAGCCCGCTGTTCGATGGCGGACGCGGCACGCTTTGGCAGTTCATCGTCCTGGATGAGGCGCATCAGTACCGAGGCGCCAAGGGTATGGAGATGGGCATGTTGATTCGGCGCCTCAAGCAGCGGCTGACCGCCGGTGGGCGAAGCGAACCGTTCCGGTGCATCGCCACCAGCGCAACGCTGTCGTCCGGCGAGAGAGAGGATGACAAGACCGCCGTGGCGGAATTCGCCGCGGAGCTGTTCGGAGAATCATTTTCTTCGTCCGGCGTCATCTTCGGCTCGTCACAGTCGCGCGACCGGCGGTCGCCACGCCGTTATCACGTGTTCCTGCGCGCGCTCGAGGGTGCGTTCCTGGTGCACCGTGAGGGCCACGACGCCGTGGTTCTCAACCGCAAGGGGGAGTTCGCAGATGGGACCGAGTCCGTGCCGCTCGAGATCGCACTGTGTCGCGAATGTGGCCAGCACTACTACGTTGGTCGGGAGCGCGGTGGCCTCCTGGAGGAGGCGGTGCGGGATCCCAGCCAGCCGGGCTTCGGGGTCGAATACTATCGGCCATTGGAGTCGAGTGCCGGTGCCTCGCACGCGTTGTGTCGTCGTTGTGGCCGCTTGCCCGGCGCTGCAAACGCTAAGCCGGCGTGCACCTGCGGCGATTCGGCGGTGCTTTACGTCGTAAAATGCGCGTCCCACAAGGATCAACCCGATCAATTGAAGGAGTGTGCGACCTGCGGCTATCAGCGTGGCGGCGTGGGCGACCCCGTGCAGGAGATCGTCCACGGTTCGGACGGACCGAACGCGGTTATCGCCACCGCGCTGCACGAGCTTCTGCCGGAGGAGGGACGCAAGCTGTTGGCGTTTGCCGACAGTCGGCAGGAAGCGGCGTTCTTCGCCTGGTACGCCGAGGACTCCTACCGCAAGCTGCGCGATCGAAATCTCATGCTGCGTGCTCTGCAAGCCGGCGCGATCGCTCCCGAGGGGCTGTCCATCGACGACTTCAGATCGCGGTTGCTCAACCAGTGGGATCACGCTGGGCTGTTCAGCGCTGCCGACACCGCGGAAGGAAGACACAGGAGGGTGTTGCAGTCGATTCTGCGCGAGGCGTTGACCGACGAGCGCCGGCTGTCGTTGAGCGGCGTCGGACTGGTCAATTGGAGCATAAAGATTCCCGACGATGTCGCGCTGCCAGAGACGGTGAGGATGCCGCCGTGGGGGCTGTCGCAGCAAGAGGCTCGCCGTCTGCTTGGTTATCTCCTCGACGAGCTTCGTGTGCGCGATGCGCTGGAGCTGCCTGCAGGTAACGAACACGAAAATCGTGGTTCGGCATATGGCCGCCTGCGCATTGTCCTCGTTCTTCAAGGACGGCGCAAATCGCGCTCGCTTCAAGAATGTTGA
- a CDS encoding aldolase/citrate lyase family protein — protein sequence MAAAMVPNKILECIRRGEKALGLTLREPSGQLVELAGRSGLDFVSFDAQHDTWTPAEMGEMCRIADPYGMTVSTRIPDGAESTILSYLDRGVRVITIPNLLTGEQAKDLVKYSFFAPLGLRSATSIATMHGQVDGDHVRLFREINANTVIVPQLESIVALDNIDDILAVDGIDYFGAGAEDMAQSLGLPGEPQHPRVAETYAKINEKLRAAGKRMFGEVAEGVSAFDLTKDAIADLLQRHGRQTKLGW from the coding sequence ATGGCGGCAGCTATGGTTCCCAACAAGATACTGGAGTGCATACGGCGCGGTGAGAAGGCGCTCGGGCTCACGCTCAGGGAGCCGTCCGGGCAACTGGTGGAGCTGGCCGGGCGCAGCGGGCTGGACTTCGTGAGCTTCGACGCCCAGCACGACACGTGGACGCCGGCGGAGATGGGGGAGATGTGCCGTATCGCCGACCCCTACGGCATGACCGTCTCCACACGCATCCCGGACGGCGCGGAGAGCACCATCCTCAGCTACCTGGACCGCGGGGTGCGCGTGATCACGATTCCCAACCTGCTCACCGGTGAGCAGGCCAAGGACCTGGTGAAGTACAGTTTCTTCGCGCCGCTCGGGCTGCGCAGCGCCACCAGCATCGCCACCATGCACGGCCAGGTGGACGGCGACCACGTGCGCCTGTTCCGGGAGATCAACGCCAACACCGTGATCGTGCCGCAACTGGAGAGCATCGTCGCTCTGGACAACATCGACGACATTCTCGCGGTGGACGGCATCGACTACTTCGGCGCCGGCGCCGAGGACATGGCGCAGAGCCTGGGCCTGCCGGGCGAACCGCAGCATCCGCGCGTGGCGGAGACCTACGCGAAGATCAACGAAAAGCTGCGCGCCGCGGGCAAGCGGATGTTCGGCGAAGTGGCGGAGGGCGTTTCCGCGTTCGACCTGACCAAGGACGCCATTGCCGACCTGCTGCAGCGGCACGGGCGGCAGACCAAGCTCGGCTGGTAG
- a CDS encoding phytanoyl-CoA dioxygenase family protein, with the protein MTDEQRAAAWRRDGYLVVRGAFGPEHLDPVRAFIGGRVDAFARERHADGDLATLHENEPFGRRYAAIQEELFRRQRPPQGSKPLFAVSDLCNRALYDLYTHPAITDVLRVIVGPEVTLHGISVIRVKLPEDSQTAFPWHQDSHYYNEHKTGRFEATTEHMRVITTWVPLVDVDTGNGCLWVIPGSHRWGFLSGARSAATGHVLIPEDVERRGTPTPLPMQAGDVVFLTNLTLHASKVNGSDRVRWSHDFRYHPTAASTPAGSPEREATDYLDTKSHSYGTEPLSVLSAGPTPTWEEWERTSRARREALATASPAWGSDDG; encoded by the coding sequence ATGACCGACGAGCAGCGCGCGGCCGCGTGGCGCCGTGACGGGTACCTGGTGGTGCGCGGAGCGTTCGGTCCCGAGCACCTCGATCCGGTGCGCGCCTTTATCGGCGGGCGGGTGGACGCGTTCGCCCGTGAGCGGCACGCGGACGGCGACTTGGCGACGCTGCACGAGAACGAGCCGTTTGGGCGCCGCTACGCCGCCATCCAGGAGGAGCTGTTCCGCCGGCAGCGGCCGCCGCAGGGCAGCAAGCCGCTGTTCGCCGTCTCCGACCTGTGCAACCGGGCGCTGTACGACCTGTACACCCATCCGGCCATCACCGATGTCCTGCGGGTGATCGTCGGGCCGGAGGTGACCCTGCACGGCATCTCGGTGATCCGGGTCAAGCTGCCGGAGGACTCGCAGACGGCGTTCCCGTGGCACCAGGACAGCCACTACTACAACGAGCACAAGACCGGCCGCTTCGAGGCCACCACCGAGCACATGCGGGTGATCACCACCTGGGTGCCGCTGGTGGATGTCGACACCGGCAACGGCTGCCTGTGGGTCATTCCCGGCAGCCACCGGTGGGGGTTCCTGTCCGGCGCCCGCTCCGCCGCGACCGGCCACGTGCTGATTCCGGAAGACGTGGAACGGCGCGGCACCCCTACCCCGCTGCCGATGCAGGCCGGCGACGTGGTGTTTCTGACCAACCTGACGCTGCACGCCAGCAAGGTGAACGGCAGCGACCGGGTGCGCTGGAGCCACGACTTCCGCTATCACCCGACCGCCGCCTCTACCCCGGCGGGCTCGCCGGAGCGCGAGGCAACCGACTACCTGGACACCAAGTCGCACAGCTACGGCACGGAACCGCTGAGCGTGCTCAGCGCCGGCCCCACCCCGACCTGGGAGGAGTGGGAGCGGACCAGCCGCGCGCGCCGCGAAGCGCTCGCTACGGCGTCACCGGCATGGGGGAGCGACGATGGCTGA
- a CDS encoding peptidyl-alpha-hydroxyglycine alpha-amidating lyase family protein, which translates to MADRIGFGEFTYEVEPAWAQLPDGWIIKDTPDVLVDDAHDRVYVFTRWKHPVMVFDRAGTFITSWGSELFTMPHGLSMGPDGHLYLVDAFGHCIRKCTTDGEVLQVWGTPDRSSGHYSGKPFNGPTKVAFDPGTGDMYVADGYGNARVHKYSAAGEFLFSWGEPGQGPGQFNLVHGVQTDRAGNVYVASREGHRVQVFDGGGSYLSEWRTGVHRPNGFFITAAGGDRELVYVGEAGAGFGENRGIRGFGDCLAIFELDGTCLARIYHGSPVMKGPHGIGVDAAGNLYLTQVLWGNGPWIDPMDQQMMIRLRRV; encoded by the coding sequence ATGGCTGACCGAATTGGATTTGGCGAGTTCACCTACGAGGTGGAGCCCGCGTGGGCGCAGTTGCCCGACGGCTGGATCATCAAGGACACCCCCGACGTGCTGGTCGACGACGCGCACGACCGGGTGTACGTGTTCACGCGTTGGAAGCACCCCGTGATGGTGTTCGACCGCGCCGGCACCTTCATCACCAGTTGGGGCTCAGAGCTGTTCACGATGCCGCACGGGCTCTCCATGGGGCCCGACGGGCACCTGTACCTGGTGGACGCGTTCGGCCACTGCATCCGCAAGTGCACGACGGACGGCGAAGTGCTGCAGGTGTGGGGCACGCCGGACCGCAGCTCCGGCCACTACAGCGGCAAGCCGTTCAACGGCCCCACCAAGGTCGCCTTCGATCCGGGCACCGGTGACATGTACGTGGCCGACGGCTACGGCAACGCGCGCGTGCACAAGTACTCCGCCGCCGGCGAGTTCCTGTTCTCCTGGGGCGAGCCCGGCCAGGGACCGGGGCAGTTCAACCTCGTGCACGGCGTGCAGACCGACCGCGCCGGCAACGTCTACGTCGCCAGCCGCGAGGGCCACCGGGTGCAGGTGTTCGACGGCGGCGGCTCCTACCTGAGCGAGTGGCGCACCGGCGTGCACCGCCCCAACGGCTTCTTCATCACCGCGGCGGGCGGCGACCGGGAGCTGGTGTACGTCGGCGAGGCGGGCGCCGGCTTCGGCGAGAACCGCGGCATCCGCGGGTTCGGCGACTGCCTGGCGATCTTCGAGCTCGACGGCACCTGTCTGGCACGCATCTACCACGGCTCCCCGGTCATGAAGGGGCCGCACGGCATCGGCGTCGACGCCGCCGGCAACCTCTATCTGACCCAGGTACTGTGGGGCAACGGCCCCTGGATCGACCCCATGGACCAGCAGATGATGATCCGCCTGCGCCGGGTTTAG
- a CDS encoding nucleotidyltransferase domain-containing protein: MSRNYRTDSHFDLVERVILRCVVGSRAYGLDREGSDTDRRGAYLPPADLHWSLAGAPPQLQNESTQEVYWEIQKFIVLALKANPNVLECLYTPLVETVTPLGEELLAMRGCFLSRLVHQTYTHYVEAQFRRMQAGLRSRGVVKWRHAMHLLRLLLSGVTVLREGFVAVDVREHRERLLAVRSGRIRWQEVDAWRRELVAEFDAALARTTLPAQPDYERADRFLIRARRRAVEERLP, translated from the coding sequence ATGTCGCGGAATTACCGTACAGACTCTCACTTCGATCTGGTCGAACGCGTCATCCTCCGTTGCGTCGTCGGCTCGCGCGCCTACGGACTGGACCGCGAGGGCTCCGACACCGACCGTCGCGGTGCGTATCTGCCGCCCGCCGACCTGCACTGGTCGCTGGCGGGAGCGCCGCCGCAATTGCAGAACGAATCTACCCAGGAGGTGTACTGGGAGATCCAGAAATTCATCGTGCTCGCCCTGAAAGCCAATCCGAACGTCCTGGAGTGTCTTTATACGCCGCTCGTGGAGACCGTCACGCCGCTGGGCGAGGAGCTGCTGGCCATGCGGGGGTGCTTTCTTTCCCGGCTGGTGCACCAGACCTACACGCACTACGTGGAGGCTCAGTTCAGGCGCATGCAGGCCGGGCTGCGCAGCCGCGGTGTGGTGAAGTGGAGGCACGCGATGCACCTCCTGCGCCTGCTGCTGTCCGGCGTCACGGTGCTGCGGGAGGGTTTCGTCGCCGTCGACGTGAGGGAGCACCGGGAGCGGCTGCTGGCCGTCAGGTCGGGCAGGATCAGGTGGCAGGAGGTGGACGCGTGGCGGCGGGAACTGGTCGCTGAATTCGACGCCGCGCTGGCGCGCACCACCCTGCCGGCGCAGCCCGACTACGAGCGCGCCGACCGGTTTCTGATCCGTGCCCGCCGACGCGCGGTCGAGGAACGACTGCCGTGA
- a CDS encoding nucleotidyltransferase domain-containing protein, which translates to MSSPTPGMQLTGDERLQRVVDRHPYPLLFVTISGAHLYGFPSPDSDYDLRGVHLLPLKRVIGLDGGGETVETSHHLAGMEIDLVTHDARKFFGLLLKPNGYVLEQVHSPLVVHTTPAHEELKAIAADCVTRRHERHYRGFAAGQWKLFQREQPPRIKPLLYVYRVLLTGIHLMRTGAVEANLRTLNDRARLPCLDELIARKAAGPEQDHLPATDVRLHAAEYERLAGVLRAAADASHLPEQPRAKPALHDLLLRLRLHGLAGALAGS; encoded by the coding sequence GTGAGCTCTCCCACCCCAGGGATGCAACTCACCGGCGACGAGCGCCTGCAGCGGGTGGTTGACCGGCATCCCTATCCACTGCTGTTCGTCACGATCAGCGGTGCCCACCTGTACGGGTTTCCGTCTCCCGACTCCGACTACGACCTGCGCGGCGTCCACCTGTTGCCGCTGAAGCGAGTCATAGGCCTCGACGGCGGCGGCGAAACGGTGGAGACATCGCACCATCTCGCCGGGATGGAGATCGACCTGGTGACGCACGACGCGCGCAAGTTCTTCGGCCTGCTGCTGAAGCCGAACGGGTACGTGCTGGAGCAGGTGCACTCGCCGCTGGTCGTACACACCACGCCGGCGCACGAGGAGTTGAAGGCGATCGCCGCGGACTGCGTGACACGCCGCCACGAGCGGCACTATCGCGGCTTCGCCGCCGGGCAGTGGAAACTGTTTCAGCGCGAGCAGCCACCGCGGATCAAGCCGTTGTTGTACGTGTATCGCGTGCTCCTGACCGGCATCCACCTGATGCGGACGGGCGCGGTCGAGGCCAACCTGCGCACCCTCAACGACCGCGCAAGGTTGCCCTGCCTCGACGAGTTGATCGCGCGCAAAGCCGCCGGCCCGGAACAGGACCACCTGCCGGCAACCGATGTGCGACTCCATGCGGCGGAGTACGAGCGCCTGGCCGGTGTGCTGCGTGCGGCGGCGGACGCCTCCCACCTGCCGGAGCAACCGCGCGCCAAGCCCGCCCTGCACGACCTGCTGCTACGGCTGCGATTGCACGGACTCGCCGGCGCTCTCGCCGGTAGCTGA
- a CDS encoding arylsulfatase: MAARRPNFVFVLTDDQGYGDLGCHGNDVIRTPNLDRFHGDAVRFTDFHVGTTCAPTRSGLLTGHFCNSAGVWHTIGGRSLLREDEWTLADALREAGYRTGQFGKWHLGDSQPFRPHERGFERAVYHNGGGIGNIGDAWGNDYFDDTYYVNGEPRKFEGYCTDVFFREGLRFIEEHRDEPFYCHISTNAPHGPLNVEPHYAAAYAGSTPHEDRARFYGMITNIDENFGVLLQRLDELGLADDTIVVFMTDNGTATGVELDAQGFPREGPGSFNAGMRGKKGSPYEGGHRVPFLLRYPGGGARGGRDVEQLTSYVDFMPTILDLCGVTPPQQRTFHGRSLAPLMRGDDDGTWDQRILVADTQRIANPAKWRLSSVMRGPWRLVHGLELYHLGDDPGQRRDAAAEHPDVVAELRAGYERWWDLVSGQFDRDVPMVIGGDDEPVRLTTHDMRNEACNGAWNQRQVREGHVAGGYWAIDVRRAGRYRVELRRWPEDAGYALDAGIDGDDVQWRRDAIQEQHEPHYSGGVALPIGWAALTVGGSSHHLETAAGDTAAVFEVDLQAGPDRLSAAFHDRIERTIGSYYVAIHPAGD; encoded by the coding sequence ATGGCGGCGCGCAGACCGAACTTCGTTTTCGTCCTTACCGACGATCAGGGCTACGGCGACCTGGGGTGCCACGGCAACGACGTGATCCGCACCCCCAACCTGGACCGCTTCCACGGCGACGCGGTGCGCTTTACCGACTTCCACGTCGGCACCACCTGCGCCCCCACCCGCTCCGGCCTGCTGACCGGCCACTTCTGCAACAGCGCCGGGGTGTGGCACACCATCGGTGGGCGCTCGCTGCTGCGCGAAGACGAGTGGACGCTCGCCGACGCCCTGCGCGAGGCCGGCTACCGCACCGGCCAGTTCGGCAAGTGGCACCTGGGCGACAGCCAGCCGTTCCGGCCCCACGAGCGCGGCTTCGAGCGCGCCGTGTACCACAACGGCGGCGGCATCGGCAACATCGGCGACGCCTGGGGCAACGACTACTTCGACGACACCTACTACGTGAACGGCGAGCCGCGCAAGTTCGAGGGCTACTGCACCGACGTGTTCTTCCGCGAGGGCCTGCGCTTCATCGAGGAGCACCGCGACGAGCCGTTCTACTGCCACATCTCCACCAACGCTCCGCACGGCCCGCTCAACGTCGAGCCGCACTACGCCGCCGCATACGCCGGCTCCACCCCGCACGAGGACCGCGCCCGCTTCTACGGCATGATCACCAACATTGACGAGAACTTTGGCGTGCTCCTGCAACGGCTTGATGAACTGGGCCTGGCCGACGACACCATCGTGGTGTTCATGACCGACAACGGCACCGCCACCGGGGTGGAGCTGGACGCTCAGGGCTTCCCGCGGGAGGGGCCGGGCAGCTTCAACGCCGGCATGCGCGGCAAGAAAGGATCGCCCTACGAAGGCGGCCATCGGGTGCCGTTCCTGCTGCGCTACCCGGGCGGCGGCGCGCGCGGCGGCCGCGACGTGGAGCAACTCACCAGCTACGTGGACTTCATGCCCACCATTCTCGACCTGTGCGGGGTGACGCCGCCGCAACAGCGCACCTTCCACGGGCGCAGCCTGGCGCCGCTGATGCGCGGCGACGACGACGGCACCTGGGACCAGCGCATCCTGGTGGCCGACACGCAACGCATCGCCAACCCCGCCAAGTGGCGCCTGAGCTCGGTGATGCGGGGGCCCTGGCGCCTGGTGCACGGCCTGGAGCTGTACCACCTGGGCGACGACCCCGGCCAGCGCCGCGACGCCGCCGCCGAGCACCCGGACGTGGTGGCCGAGCTGCGCGCCGGCTACGAGCGCTGGTGGGATCTGGTCTCCGGGCAGTTCGACCGCGACGTGCCGATGGTGATCGGAGGGGACGACGAACCGGTGCGGCTCACCACCCACGACATGCGCAACGAGGCGTGCAACGGCGCCTGGAACCAGCGCCAGGTGCGGGAAGGCCACGTCGCCGGCGGCTACTGGGCGATCGACGTGCGCCGCGCCGGCCGTTACCGCGTCGAGCTGCGCCGCTGGCCGGAGGACGCCGGCTACGCCCTGGACGCCGGCATCGACGGCGATGACGTCCAGTGGCGGCGCGACGCCATCCAGGAGCAACATGAGCCGCACTACTCCGGCGGCGTGGCGCTGCCGATCGGCTGGGCCGCCCTGACCGTCGGCGGCAGCAGCCACCACCTGGAAACCGCGGCCGGCGACACCGCCGCCGTGTTCGAGGTCGACCTCCAGGCCGGCCCCGACCGGCTCTCCGCCGCCTTCCACGACCGCATCGAGCGCACCATCGGCTCCTACTACGTCGCCATCCACCCCGCCGGCGACTGA